One bacterium genomic window carries:
- a CDS encoding DUF3365 domain-containing protein, with translation MTELDEKEDISITRGGIRSLALVWTMLVALSFAWFCYTQRNLKEEYALNEARESFKRELLLMDWLTGKRDTSQVQTPFSAPQQTGAGVTAATLDRLRISSGHFSVACFGVTGAFLHLTSQQPLDEENRPDDWEREALVQLAGGSSEVHAVARKEGHNYLRFMGPVKWADECSTCHGGRDGVQNGLSISLPLDGPTRVARMHLLETGLSYLVLWVIGLSGLLWVGLRFGRQRRVHSEVQRELTRIRSAVECASEAILITDESGQAVYTNPAFILLFSRTLEDMKSGGIDALFDEPAAATHVTDILDGKLDFWEGEVLVLATERRQIPAWCRFSRIYDSGGFNDGMRLMFTDMTETKKNQEESLKRERLSAALALAGATCHEINQPLQAALGYSELAIMNAKACTCGKSNTQSLVTIREQVLRVADIVKKLHGISRYRTADYVGKSHIVDLEKSSSTEPPGE, from the coding sequence ATGACTGAATTGGATGAAAAAGAGGACATCTCCATCACCCGGGGCGGAATCCGTTCCCTGGCGCTGGTCTGGACCATGCTGGTCGCCCTGTCCTTTGCCTGGTTTTGTTACACCCAGCGCAATCTGAAAGAGGAATACGCCCTGAACGAGGCGCGGGAATCTTTCAAGCGCGAGTTGCTGCTCATGGACTGGTTGACCGGTAAAAGAGATACCAGCCAGGTGCAGACGCCGTTTTCAGCGCCGCAGCAGACCGGCGCCGGCGTGACTGCGGCAACTCTGGACAGGTTGAGAATTTCGTCCGGCCACTTTTCGGTGGCTTGTTTCGGCGTTACGGGCGCCTTTCTGCACCTGACCAGCCAGCAGCCGCTCGACGAGGAAAACCGTCCCGATGACTGGGAGCGTGAGGCCCTGGTGCAATTGGCGGGTGGCAGCAGCGAGGTGCACGCCGTGGCCCGCAAGGAGGGCCATAACTATTTGCGTTTCATGGGCCCGGTCAAGTGGGCGGATGAATGCTCCACCTGCCACGGCGGCCGGGACGGGGTCCAGAACGGCCTGAGCATCTCGCTGCCGCTGGACGGTCCGACCAGAGTGGCGCGGATGCACCTGCTGGAAACAGGATTGTCGTATCTTGTGCTGTGGGTTATCGGTCTTTCGGGGCTGCTCTGGGTCGGGCTGCGTTTCGGCCGTCAGAGGCGTGTCCACTCGGAGGTCCAGCGCGAGCTGACCCGTATCCGCTCGGCTGTGGAATGCGCCAGCGAGGCGATCCTGATAACCGATGAATCCGGCCAGGCCGTGTACACCAACCCGGCTTTCATCCTGCTGTTCAGCCGCACGCTCGAAGACATGAAAAGCGGCGGAATAGACGCCCTGTTCGACGAGCCGGCGGCTGCGACTCACGTGACCGACATCCTGGACGGCAAGCTCGATTTCTGGGAGGGCGAGGTGCTGGTGCTGGCCACCGAGCGGCGGCAGATTCCGGCTTGGTGCCGTTTCAGCCGCATCTACGACAGCGGTGGATTCAACGACGGGATGCGGCTGATGTTCACCGACATGACCGAGACGAAAAAGAACCAGGAGGAAAGCCTCAAGCGCGAGCGCCTGTCCGCGGCCCTGGCCCTGGCCGGCGCGACCTGCCACGAGATCAACCAGCCCCTGCAGGCCGCCCTGGGCTACAGCGAGCTGGCGATCATGAACGCCAAGGCCTGCACCTGCGGTAAATCGAACACCCAGTCCCTTGTCACCATCCGCGAGCAGGTGCTCCGCGTGGCCGACATCGTCAAGAAGCTCCACGGCATCTCGCGCTACCGCACCGCCGATTACGTGGGTAAGAGCCATATCGTGGACCTCGAAAAATCTTCCTCCACCGAACCTCCCGGCGAGTGA
- a CDS encoding PepSY-associated TM helix domain-containing protein produces MRKWLYRIHMYGGLLCFPYLIVFGFSSLNFNHRFAFANHEPTLASWEAAVRVAGLGEDMPQAEALRDSLGLMGWPLPWETERDSGGVFQFGLSRPGKHYTVHYYPARGFARVEEQRFGFWRVFGNLHAMERIPGSRFSALWPWYTEFCTFFVLFAGVSGIALWTQGRRERLSGLVVLAAVSVLSLLFMLLVWLRG; encoded by the coding sequence ATGCGCAAGTGGCTGTACCGCATCCATATGTACGGCGGCCTGCTCTGTTTCCCCTACCTGATCGTGTTCGGGTTCAGTTCGCTCAATTTCAACCACCGTTTCGCGTTCGCCAATCACGAGCCGACTCTGGCAAGCTGGGAGGCCGCCGTGCGCGTGGCCGGGCTCGGGGAGGACATGCCGCAGGCCGAGGCTCTGCGCGACTCGCTGGGCCTGATGGGCTGGCCGCTGCCCTGGGAGACTGAACGGGACTCCGGAGGGGTGTTCCAGTTCGGGCTTTCCAGGCCCGGCAAGCACTACACGGTGCACTACTACCCCGCGCGTGGGTTCGCCCGGGTGGAGGAGCAGCGTTTCGGGTTCTGGCGTGTGTTCGGCAACCTTCACGCCATGGAGCGGATCCCAGGCTCACGTTTCAGCGCCCTCTGGCCCTGGTATACGGAGTTCTGCACTTTCTTTGTCCTGTTCGCCGGCGTGAGCGGAATAGCGCTCTGGACCCAGGGCCGGCGCGAGCGGCTGTCCGGGCTGGTCGTGCTGGCCGCGGTGAGCGTTCTGTCGCTCCTGTTCATGCTTCTTGTCTGGCTGAGGGGGTGA
- a CDS encoding PepSY-associated TM helix domain-containing protein, with the protein MREILRKIHLYAGLAAAAFLMMYFVTGLALVHESWFPRTDPERTVRSERLELKGNLEPEQLASVLELRFGIRGKRLAPRGLPDGSWQLDWMRPGLGVQARVWASGDSLTLTTTRQGLRGTLVGFHRLHGYGGGALYDLWAFMYDFSSAALILFAASGLWIWFGRREKSGAGWLCLAAGLGLTAAMVLYFLLMP; encoded by the coding sequence ATGCGGGAGATACTGCGGAAAATCCACCTTTACGCAGGACTGGCCGCGGCCGCTTTCCTGATGATGTATTTCGTGACCGGGCTGGCCCTGGTCCACGAGAGCTGGTTCCCGCGCACGGACCCGGAAAGGACTGTCCGGAGCGAGCGCCTGGAGCTGAAAGGCAACCTGGAGCCGGAGCAGCTGGCCTCGGTGCTGGAGCTGCGTTTCGGCATCCGGGGTAAGCGCCTGGCCCCGCGCGGCCTGCCGGACGGCTCCTGGCAGCTGGACTGGATGCGTCCCGGCCTGGGCGTCCAGGCGCGGGTCTGGGCCTCGGGCGACAGCCTGACCCTGACCACCACCCGCCAGGGTCTGCGCGGCACCCTGGTCGGTTTCCACCGTCTGCACGGCTACGGCGGCGGGGCGCTCTACGACCTGTGGGCATTCATGTACGATTTTTCGAGCGCCGCGCTGATCCTGTTCGCGGCCAGCGGGCTGTGGATCTGGTTCGGGCGGCGGGAGAAAAGTGGGGCGGGCTGGCTCTGCCTGGCCGCGGGGCTGGGGCTCACTGCGGCGATGGTGCTGTATTTCCTGCTGATGCCGTAA
- a CDS encoding cytochrome c family protein has product MVKRLLLIGFVLMAVANVVLIRANMRLGYNIEAKIKQPPKVHVFQTQYKGGTQIVFDHETHVQGYGLECIECHHVESCDHCHSKEINMVEVEELKVALHKNCLNCHRAMEVGPRECDECHKQ; this is encoded by the coding sequence ATGGTGAAGAGGCTCCTGTTGATCGGCTTCGTGCTGATGGCCGTGGCCAACGTGGTGCTCATCCGGGCCAACATGCGCCTGGGCTACAACATCGAGGCCAAGATCAAGCAGCCGCCCAAGGTCCACGTGTTCCAGACCCAGTACAAGGGCGGCACCCAGATCGTGTTCGACCACGAGACCCACGTGCAGGGCTACGGCCTGGAGTGCATCGAGTGCCACCATGTCGAGTCCTGCGACCACTGCCACAGCAAGGAGATCAACATGGTGGAGGTGGAGGAGCTCAAGGTGGCGCTGCACAAGAACTGCCTGAACTGCCACCGTGCGATGGAGGTGGGGCCGCGCGAGTGTGACGAGTGCCACAAGCAGTAG
- the hybB gene encoding Ni/Fe-hydrogenase cytochrome b subunit: MRELWRILDVKGRHILLPAMLIILGVGVVLTFLRFFGGLGAVTALNDHQPWGFWIGFDVLGGVALAAGGFVLTGTVHLLNFERYRSVVRPTVLTAFLGYILVSLGLLYDIGKPWNIWHPLIMWNPHSVMFEVAWCVMLYSTVLALEFSPVVLEKLGSQRMLRAVHSFTLPIVIAGVLLSTLHQSSLGTVFLIVPLKLHPLWYTPLLPLHFFLSAVTVGFAMVIVESYVSSFLFRKSLETKILVDLGQFMVVALMLHLVVRLQDLWGRVPLSAVFSGKLESWAFLLEMSLFVLPLVLMLAFRNRMRPSVLFVSGLSTVLAVLTNRLNVSVVGMARSAGFSYFPSWSEIWLSLFLVTGGFIVFILCAKYLPIFPEEEGRESAGA; the protein is encoded by the coding sequence ATGAGGGAACTGTGGCGTATCCTGGACGTCAAGGGCCGTCATATCCTGCTGCCCGCCATGCTGATTATTCTGGGAGTGGGCGTGGTGCTCACTTTCCTGCGCTTTTTCGGCGGGCTGGGCGCGGTCACCGCGCTCAACGACCACCAGCCCTGGGGCTTCTGGATCGGGTTCGATGTCCTGGGCGGGGTGGCCCTGGCCGCGGGCGGGTTCGTGCTGACCGGCACCGTGCACCTGCTGAATTTCGAGCGCTACCGCAGCGTGGTGCGCCCCACCGTGCTCACTGCGTTCCTGGGCTACATCCTGGTCAGCCTGGGCCTTCTGTACGACATCGGCAAGCCCTGGAACATCTGGCACCCGCTGATCATGTGGAACCCGCACTCGGTGATGTTCGAGGTGGCCTGGTGCGTGATGCTCTATTCCACGGTGCTGGCCCTGGAGTTCAGCCCGGTGGTGCTGGAAAAGCTGGGCTCGCAGCGGATGCTGCGCGCGGTGCACTCGTTCACCCTGCCCATCGTGATCGCGGGCGTGCTGCTTTCCACCCTGCACCAGAGCTCGCTGGGAACGGTGTTCCTGATCGTGCCGCTCAAGCTGCACCCGCTGTGGTACACACCGCTGCTGCCGCTGCACTTTTTCCTGAGCGCGGTGACAGTGGGTTTCGCCATGGTGATAGTCGAGAGCTACGTTTCCAGTTTCCTGTTCCGCAAGAGCCTGGAGACCAAGATCCTGGTGGACCTGGGCCAGTTCATGGTGGTGGCCCTGATGCTGCACCTGGTGGTGCGGCTGCAGGACCTCTGGGGCCGGGTGCCGCTGTCGGCCGTGTTCAGCGGGAAACTCGAAAGCTGGGCTTTCCTGCTTGAAATGAGCCTGTTCGTGCTGCCGCTGGTGCTGATGCTCGCTTTCCGCAACCGGATGCGGCCCTCGGTGCTGTTTGTCTCGGGGCTTTCCACCGTGCTGGCCGTGCTGACCAACCGTCTGAACGTGAGCGTTGTCGGCATGGCGCGCTCGGCAGGTTTCAGCTATTTCCCCTCCTGGTCGGAGATCTGGCTCTCGCTGTTCCTGGTTACCGGCGGGTTCATCGTGTTCATCCTCTGCGCCAAGTACCTGCCGATCTTCCCCGAGGAAGAGGGCCGGGAGTCGGCCGGGGCGTAA
- a CDS encoding 4Fe-4S dicluster domain-containing protein encodes MEEPLGILIDFTECIGCGECVKACRQENHLTGTPNDRDLSAANYTVVLKHDEMYYRKMCMHCLEPTCVSVCPVAALTKSPDGPVLYDADKCMGCRYCMMACPFGVPRYHWNSPVPVIEKCIFCHSRVESGGETACAWVCPMGATRMGRRSHLLEIARARIALRPERYVNYIYGEHDAGGTSVLMLSSVPFERLGFPMKLGDEPLPTLTWAVLSRIPGIVVTGGVLLGGISWIINRRIQLEKTGGEDLPDGTEPRSRKGGGQ; translated from the coding sequence ATGGAAGAACCGCTCGGGATACTGATCGATTTCACCGAGTGCATCGGCTGCGGCGAATGCGTCAAAGCCTGCCGCCAGGAGAACCACCTGACCGGCACGCCCAACGACCGGGACCTGTCGGCCGCGAACTACACAGTTGTGCTCAAGCACGATGAGATGTACTACCGCAAGATGTGCATGCACTGTCTGGAGCCGACCTGCGTCTCGGTCTGCCCGGTGGCGGCTCTGACCAAGAGCCCGGACGGGCCGGTGCTGTACGACGCGGACAAGTGCATGGGCTGCCGCTACTGCATGATGGCCTGCCCGTTCGGCGTGCCGCGCTACCACTGGAATTCGCCTGTGCCCGTGATCGAGAAGTGCATTTTCTGCCACAGCCGGGTGGAATCGGGCGGCGAGACCGCCTGCGCCTGGGTCTGCCCGATGGGGGCGACCCGCATGGGACGGCGCAGCCACCTGCTGGAGATCGCCCGAGCCCGCATCGCCCTGCGGCCGGAGCGCTACGTCAATTATATCTACGGCGAGCATGATGCCGGCGGGACCAGTGTGCTGATGCTGTCAAGCGTCCCGTTCGAGCGGCTCGGTTTCCCGATGAAACTGGGCGATGAGCCGCTGCCCACGCTCACCTGGGCCGTGCTCAGCCGCATCCCGGGGATCGTGGTCACCGGCGGGGTGCTCCTGGGCGGGATCAGCTGGATCATCAACCGCCGCATACAGCTCGAGAAGACCGGCGGGGAAGACCTGCCGGACGGCACCGAGCCGCGCTCCCGGAAAGGGGGCGGACAATGA
- a CDS encoding cytochrome c3 family protein, whose amino-acid sequence MECRKRRVGRVFSGATLFPVLLALWLASGVTPAAAAEGLADQACLHCHLSQDSLWIDTLALSHSAHSDQTCTGCHTDVTTLPHPAKPGPVNCLNCHENSTDVQGKPVERWHDSVHGRAVAAAPDSSGAAVCTDCHGRHDIRGQDDPLSMVNRRNIPLTCARCHEDNRVVLKHDIHAEAPYHEYERSVHGKALYKDGLLQVAAVCTDCHGAHSIQAAGDSLPMAAQPATCGKCHVAVYDTYRASIHGQLHLERHDPNAPGCIDCHGEHGILAPTSKESPISRANIPKTCASCHADQTRMARYDISTDRLDTYKQSFHGTATGLGDQNAANCVSCHGWHDIYPASDPRSSVNPQNMLTTCGKCHPKATANFIAGKIHVDVRSRSAGAVFYLRRAMIWLAWAVGAFVVVWMVLDIILKKRRGRDK is encoded by the coding sequence ATGGAATGTAGAAAACGCAGAGTCGGGCGAGTTTTTTCCGGAGCCACACTCTTTCCGGTGCTGCTGGCCCTCTGGCTCGCCTCCGGGGTGACTCCCGCCGCCGCGGCCGAGGGCCTGGCCGACCAGGCCTGCCTGCACTGCCACCTCAGTCAGGACAGCCTCTGGATTGACACCCTGGCCCTGAGCCACTCTGCGCACTCCGACCAGACTTGCACCGGCTGCCACACCGATGTCACCACCCTGCCGCACCCGGCCAAACCCGGACCGGTCAACTGCCTGAACTGCCACGAAAACTCCACCGATGTCCAGGGCAAGCCGGTCGAGCGTTGGCACGACAGCGTGCACGGCCGGGCGGTGGCGGCCGCTCCCGACAGCTCCGGGGCTGCAGTCTGCACCGACTGTCACGGACGGCACGACATCCGGGGCCAGGACGACCCGCTTTCCATGGTCAACCGTCGCAACATCCCGCTCACCTGCGCCCGCTGCCACGAGGACAACCGGGTGGTGCTCAAGCACGACATCCACGCCGAGGCTCCGTATCACGAGTACGAGCGCAGCGTGCACGGCAAGGCGCTGTACAAGGACGGCCTGCTGCAGGTGGCCGCGGTCTGCACCGACTGCCACGGCGCGCACTCCATCCAGGCCGCCGGCGACAGCCTGCCCATGGCGGCCCAGCCCGCCACCTGCGGCAAGTGCCACGTGGCGGTGTACGACACCTACCGCGCCAGTATCCACGGCCAGCTGCACCTGGAACGGCACGACCCCAACGCCCCGGGCTGCATCGACTGCCACGGTGAGCACGGCATCCTGGCCCCCACCAGCAAGGAGTCCCCGATCAGCCGGGCGAATATCCCCAAGACCTGCGCCTCCTGCCACGCCGACCAGACACGTATGGCCCGGTACGATATCTCCACCGATCGCCTGGACACCTACAAGCAGAGTTTCCACGGCACGGCCACGGGCCTGGGCGACCAGAACGCGGCCAACTGCGTCAGCTGCCACGGCTGGCACGATATCTACCCGGCCTCGGACCCCCGCTCCAGCGTCAACCCGCAGAACATGCTCACCACCTGCGGCAAGTGCCATCCCAAGGCCACGGCCAATTTCATCGCCGGCAAGATTCATGTGGACGTGCGGTCCAGGAGCGCCGGGGCGGTCTTCTACCTGCGCCGGGCGATGATCTGGCTGGCCTGGGCCGTGGGCGCTTTCGTGGTTGTCTGGATGGTCCTGGACATAATCCTCAAAAAACGCCGGGGGCGGGATAAATGA